From Arctopsyche grandis isolate Sample6627 chromosome 12, ASM5162203v2, whole genome shotgun sequence, one genomic window encodes:
- the LOC143919673 gene encoding alpha-N-acetylgalactosaminidase-like has translation MIDSLNLLVMFILILNCVVALNNGLAKTPPMGWMSWGRYRCNTDCDNYPTECISEDLFKAVADEFISGGYADVGYEYIIIDDCWMENERDYLGKLMPDYRRFPSGIENLSEYIHSYGLKFGMYENYGNVTCEGYPGSKYHIATDVQQFAEWKIDYLKLDGCFTLSKELDYGFPEFSKQLNKTGRPIVFSCSWPYYQEHIFNIMPQYELVKKYCNLWRNYHDISSSWQSIKNTINFYGKNHKRMASYAGSGHWNDPDMLMIGNPGLSVSQCRIQMAMWAILAAPLIMSNDLIHISKETKDILLNREIIAVDQDPLGIQGSMFKDIFGDLKIWTRPLIPVINDYNSYAIAFINMHDKVDRKISVNIYSLGLKSPDGYTIMDLFTGDELRNITPNDVLQINVNPMDIVFYKLIIL, from the exons ATGATAGACTCGCTAAATTTATTGgtgatgtttattttaattttaaattgcgtAGTCGCTTTAAATAATGGGCTAGCAAAAACTCCACCGATGGGTTGGATGTCATGGGGTCGTTACAGATGCAACACTGATTGTGACAATTATCCTACTGAATGTATAAg TGAAGATCTTTTTAAAGCAGTAGCCGATGAATTTATCAGTGGTGGATATGCAGACGTGGGCTACGAATATATCATTATTGATGATTGTTGGATGGAAAATGAGCGAGACTATCTCGGTAAATTGATGCCAGACTATAGAAGATTTCCCAGTGGAATAGAAAATCTTTCTGAatat ATACACTCCTATGGATTGAAGTTTggtatgtatgaaaattatgGGAACGTTACCTGCGAAGGGTATCCTGGATCTAAGTATCATATTGCAACAGACGTTCAGCAATTTGCCGAGTGGAAAATTGACTATTTGAAGCTTGACGGATGTTTTACACTCTCCAAGGAATTAGATTATG GCTTTCCGGAATTTAGTAAGCAATTGAATAAAACGGGAAGACCCATAGTGTTTTCATGCAGCTGGCCATATTATCAAGagcatatattcaatataatg CCTCAATATGaattagttaaaaaatattgtaatttatggAGGAATTATCATGATATATCAAGTTCATGGCaaagtattaaaaatacaattaactTTTATGGAAAAAATCACAAACGTATGGCCTCATACGCTGGTTCTGGACATTGGAATGACCCAGATATG TTGATGATCGGAAATCCAGGACTGAGCGTtagtcaatgtcgaattcaaatGGCAATGTGGGCAATTTTAGCTGCTCCTCTTATCATGTCTAATGACCTTATTCACATTTCGAAAGAAACAAAAGACATATTACTTAACCGGGAAATAATTGCCGTTGATCAAGATCCACTTGGAATACAAGGTTCAATGTTCAAG GACATATTTGGAGATTTGAAAATATGGACTCGACCACTCATACCAGtaataaatgattataattcATATGCAATAGCATTTATAAATATGCACGACAAAGTTGATAGAAAGATTTCTGTTAACATTTATAGTTTGGGACTAAAAAGTCCTGATGGATACACTATTatg GATCTTTTCACTGGTGACGAATTGAGAAATATAACGCCAAATGATGTATTACAAATTAATGTAAATCCGATGG ATATCGTATTCTacaaattgattatattataa